Proteins encoded in a region of the Pseudanabaenaceae cyanobacterium SKYG29 genome:
- the rbfA gene encoding 30S ribosome-binding factor RbfA has translation MATSRRVERVAELIKREVSAMIMRDIKDDRVGAGMVSVTAVEVSGDLQHARIFVSIYGTEEARQETMAGLTAATGFIRRELGQRLSLRRVPEVLIKEDRSLEQGVRVLSLINRLSAERAAKQASPELE, from the coding sequence ATGGCTACCAGTCGGCGTGTGGAGCGCGTGGCGGAGTTAATCAAACGGGAAGTCAGCGCTATGATTATGCGAGATATAAAAGATGACCGCGTGGGAGCAGGTATGGTTAGTGTTACCGCAGTGGAAGTATCGGGAGATTTACAGCACGCCCGTATCTTTGTCAGCATCTACGGGACGGAAGAAGCTCGCCAAGAAACCATGGCGGGACTAACAGCTGCCACAGGGTTTATCCGTCGTGAGTTAGGGCAACGCCTCAGTTTGCGCCGAGTGCCTGAAGTCCTCATCAAGGAAGACCGCTCCCTAGAGCAGGGGGTAAGGGTTCTCTCTCTCATCAATCGCCTGAGCGCTGAACGAGCAGCTAAACAAGCCTCCCCTGAGCTAGAATAA
- a CDS encoding metallothionein: protein MVTVKQMKCACPQCLCIVEIETAVCVNGRYYCSEACAQGNCGNGGCGHKGCPC, encoded by the coding sequence ATGGTTACGGTTAAGCAGATGAAGTGTGCTTGTCCCCAGTGCCTGTGCATTGTGGAGATTGAGACAGCGGTATGTGTCAATGGTCGGTACTACTGTAGCGAAGCCTGCGCCCAGGGTAACTGTGGCAACGGTGGCTGTGGTCACAAAGGTTGTCCTTGCTAA
- a CDS encoding cytochrome b6-f complex subunit PetN, which produces MDILTLGWVGLAAMFTLTIAFVVWGRSGL; this is translated from the coding sequence ATGGATATTCTCACACTGGGCTGGGTCGGTCTAGCTGCCATGTTCACCCTCACTATCGCCTTTGTTGTCTGGGGGCGTAGCGGTCTCTAG